Part of the Streptomyces sp. NBC_00457 genome, TCTTCATCGACGAGGGCTTCGGCAGCCTCGACGAGCAGACCCTCGACGAGGTACTCGACGTCCTCGACTCACTCCGTGAACGCGACCGCAGTGTGGGCATCGTCAGCCACGTCCCCGACCTGCGCAGACGTATTCACGCGCAGCTGGAGGTCGTCAAGGGCAGAGCGGGCTCCGAACTCCGGCAGCGGGGCGTCGGCTGAGTCAGCGGCCGAGCGGGCGCCGGGGCAGGGGTGATGAGTACACGACGCTCGTGGTGACCGAACCCAGGGCGCCGATCTTCCCGGAGACCTCCTCCAGGTGGCGCATCGAGCGGGCGGTGACCTTGATGACGAAGCAGTCGTCGCCCGTGACGTGGTGGGCCTCCAGGATTTCGGGGGTCGCGGCGACGAGGTCGTGGAACGGCTTGTAGTTGCCGGTCGGGTAGCGCAGCCGGACGAACGCCAGGATCGGCAGCCCGAGCCGTTCCGGGTCGACGACCGCCGCATAGCCCTGGATGACGCCCGCCTCCTCCAGCCGCCGCACCCGTTCGGTGACCGCGCTCGGCGACATGGAGACGGCACGGGCCAGCTCGGCGAAGCTGGCCCGGCCCTCCCGCTGGAGGACGTCGAGGATGCGCCAGTCGGTGGCGTCCGGCGAATACGTGGTCATGGGCGATGAGTAGCAGGGGAATCCCCGGCCGATCAAGGGGAGTGCCGGGGATCGCCACTTCAGAGCGCGGCTCGACGACCGTAGGTTTTCGTCCATGACGACCACCACCGTGAACCCCGTCCTCCGCGTCGCCCCCGCCACCCCGGCCGAGGCCGCCGCCCACTTCCGCGCGAGCCTCGTCTTCCACGCCGACGTCTCCGACGTGGCCGCCGCGCTGGCGGCCGACGGCGACCCGGGCTTCATCGTGCTGGATTCCCGTTCCACCGAGTCCTGGGACCAGGGCCATATCCCGGGCGCCGTCCACCTCCCGACCGCGCTCATCCCGGAACAGGCCGGGCAACTCCTCGACAAGTCCGTGCCGGTCGTGACGTACTGCTGGGGCCCTGGCTGCAACGGCGCGACCCGGGCCGCCCTCGCCCTCGCCGAACTCGGCTACTCGGTCAAGGAGATGCTCGGAGGCTTCGAGTACTGGGTGCGCGAGGGCTTCGAGTTCGAGACCTGGCACGGCCGCGAACGCCGCTCCGCCGACCCTCTGACGGCGCCCATGGACGCGGAGGACTGCGGCTGTTGAAACCACCGTGACGTGCGAGGCCCGTGTGCGTGTAGGTTTCTGCGCCATGGTGCGATACGCGGAAACGGGCGTCGTGGAGTGGGTCGAGTCGGGCGGCGGGCCGCTCATAGCGGTGCCGGAGACGGTGCTGCCGTTCTGGGCGGGCGCCGACGGCGACGAGACCGCCTCGGACTACGACCGGGCCTGCGAGGTCGACGGCTTCGTCGGGCTGCTCCCGGTCGGGGACTCCGCGGCCCTGGTCCTGGGCGACGAGCCGGCCTTGACCACCTTCCTGCCGGCCCACGACACCTTCGTACGGTGGTGCGCGGCCGACTCCGAGGCGGAACTGCTGGCCCATGTGCCCGAGGCTCTCGCCACCGCGGTCTGGGCGGACGAGGTGCGCTGGCATGTGCCCGGGCCGG contains:
- a CDS encoding rhodanese-like domain-containing protein — translated: MTTTTVNPVLRVAPATPAEAAAHFRASLVFHADVSDVAAALAADGDPGFIVLDSRSTESWDQGHIPGAVHLPTALIPEQAGQLLDKSVPVVTYCWGPGCNGATRAALALAELGYSVKEMLGGFEYWVREGFEFETWHGRERRSADPLTAPMDAEDCGC
- a CDS encoding Lrp/AsnC family transcriptional regulator yields the protein MTTYSPDATDWRILDVLQREGRASFAELARAVSMSPSAVTERVRRLEEAGVIQGYAAVVDPERLGLPILAFVRLRYPTGNYKPFHDLVAATPEILEAHHVTGDDCFVIKVTARSMRHLEEVSGKIGALGSVTTSVVYSSPLPRRPLGR
- a CDS encoding immunity 21 family protein, which translates into the protein MVRYAETGVVEWVESGGGPLIAVPETVLPFWAGADGDETASDYDRACEVDGFVGLLPVGDSAALVLGDEPALTTFLPAHDTFVRWCAADSEAELLAHVPEALATAVWADEVRWHVPGPVLLFDSAWPGGDCERAGHLRIALEPGPYAVRAAQVQPGPETWLGLVQLRRLGD